Part of the Undibacter mobilis genome is shown below.
CCAGCTCAAGCCACATCCTTTGCCGTGGCTCGTCGAAATCCTCAACGGTGTCGAGCACGCCAACTTCTTCGAGCAACGCGCCACGGAATATTCGAAGGGGGCGAGCCGCGGCAGCTGGGATGGCGATGAAGGCGTTTGGTCGCAATTCGACAGCGCCGGACAAGGACGGTCCTGACAACAAAAAACGCGGCCCGGTGGGCCGCGTTTTTCAATGCCGAAATGGGAGCTGGATCAGAACTTCAGCCAGGGGCCGTTGCGGCCTGAATCCCACGGACCCGGCAGCGGGAGCTGGCTCGTGCCGGCCGAGGTATTGTCGAGGATGCCGGTGGCCCGATGGTTCGGGTTCTGCGCGTAATCGAGGTCGTGGCGGCTGCCCGGCAGCACTTCGGTGCCCGGATCGAGATAAGAGCGCTTCTCGATGATGATGCGGGTGCGGGTCTTGCCGTCCTCGCCGCGCGTCACGACGACCGTATTATTGCGGTTCGAATAGGTCCGCTTCTGCGTGGTCTGCGCGTCGGCTGGCGCTGAGAGAAGCGCCAAAGCGCCAATTGCGGCGGCGCAGCTCACGGCAACGAACTTCAGGTGCATTTTCGACGTTCCTCAACCGATTCCTAGGTGGCACACTGTAGCCGTGTTCGGTTCGGCTTGATAGGGGGCCAAACGGCGGCGCGCGGCTTTGGCGCCGGCCGTTGCCAAAATGCGGCGGTTGCCAAGTCCGCTGTCCGTCTCGATAGTTTGCCCGATACCGTGTAACCGGCGAGCCCATCGGAAGCCCCATGGCCTTCGATATCCGTTCCGCACTGCCTGAACTGCTACCCCGGCTGGTCGCTTTCGCGCGCACCATTGTCGGCGATTCCGACGTGGCCCGCGATCTGGTCCAAGAGGCGGTGGTGCGCGCGCTGGCGGCCGGCCGGGCGCCGTCCGATAGGCTGGCCTTCCGCGCCTGGATGTTTGCCATCGTGCGCAACGCCGCAATCGACGAACTGCGCCGCCGGCGAGCCTCAAAAATCGAGTATGAGCCCGGCGTCGATCTCTGGCGCTACGACAATGCCAGTATTGCGAAGATTACCGTCGAGCGGGGGCTGCTGACGCTCAATCCAGAGCATCGGGAAATTATCGCCTTGATTGATATTGCCGGTTTCAGCTACGCCGAAGCGGCCGGAATACTGGAGATTCCAACCGGGACAGTGATGAGCCGTATCGCGCGCGCCCGCTCTGCATTGCTGGCCGCCATCGAGGCGAGTTCGCTGAGGCCGCTGAAGTCGAAACATGGCCACTAACGGATCCACACCTGACGCGACCGAGCGTCTGAATGCCTTGATCGACGGCGAATTGCCGGCCGACGAGCAGGCTGCCTTGGCCGATTGCATTGCCGCCGCGCCCGACCTCGCTCAGGCCTATGCGACGCTGGCGCGGCTGAAGGCCTGCGTTATTCAATCCGCTACCGAAGCCGACGTGTCCGGCATCGATGTGCCGCGCAAACCGTCGCGGCTGCTACCGATCGGCGCCGCAGCCGCGGCCGCAACGGCGTTGTCGATCGCGATCTTCCTGGCGATGCCGGCACGCGAGAAAACGGCGGCGCCGGCAGCCGATATCGCGTCGCTCGTCACCCTTGCCTCGTTGCCGGCGATGCCGGTCATTCCTGATCTCGCCAATGCCGGGTTGAGCCTGGTTGGTGGCGAAATCGAGCGAATCGGCGCAACGCCGGTGATGGTCGCGGCCTATCGTGGCCCGCGGGGCTGCCGGCTTGAATTGCGCGTCCATCCGGCGGCGATTGTCCTGCCGCCGACCGCCGGCACGATCCGCGCCGCCTGGACCGCGGGCGAGCTGGCCTACGAACTGGTAGCCTTCGGCATGCCGGATAGCCGCTTCGCGGCCGTCGTTGTTGCGGCGCAAGCGGCTACGCGCGCGGGACAGGTTCCGCGTGACGCCAGTACGCGTTTGCGCGAAGCGAGCCTGAAAGCCCCGCCCTGCCTCGGCTGACCGCTTCGCCCGCCATCGCGCGAGACCGGCACAAAGATGTTGGCCGGCATGGAATAAATTTCCAGCCTCATTCGTTTCTTCTTCAACGTGTCGTGGCGAGGGCCATGGCGCGACAAAAGCCGCCGCGAGCGGTGAGGGAGAGAAACAAATGTCGGAGAAAATCGAGCGTTCAATTGAGGAACTCTACCGCGACGATCCGGAGCGTGCCGATGCGCTGGCCTTCGGGCGCAAGAGCGGGCCAAACCGCCGCGGCTTTCTGGGAGGCGCGGGGCTGGCCGCCATGAGTGCCGCGGTCGGCGGAGCCATCCCCTTTGCCGCCAACATGCCGGGCGGCCTGATCCCGGCGGCCATGGCCCAGGGGGCCGCCCCGCCGGCGCCGCCGAAAGGTCCGATCTATCTCAATTTTCCAGGCAAGAACGACAAACTTGTCGTGATCGGCGAGCGGCCTCTGGTCGCCGAGACGCCGGAGCATCTGCTCGACGACGACACCACGCCCTACGAAAAGTTCTTCATTCGCAACAACGGCCAAATTCCGGACGAAGCCAAGGAGCCGGACAAGTGGAAGTTCACCGTCGAAGGCGAGGTGAACAACAAGCTCGAACTCACGCTCGGTGAGCTCAAGTCGAAGTACAAGGCTCAGACTCGCCGCATGGTGCTGGAATGCGGCGGCAATGGTCGCTCGTTCTACTCGCCGAAAGCAAGCGGCAACCAGTGGACCAATGGCGGCGCCGGTTGCGCCGAGTGGACCGGCGTGCGTCTCGGCGATGTGCTGAAGGCGGCGGGCGTGAAGCCGTCGGGCATCTACACGGCGCACTACTCAGCGGATCTGCATCTGTCAGGTGATGCCACGAAGCCAACCTTGTCGCGCGGCGTGCGCCTCGCCAAGGCGATGGATCCGGACTCGATGATCGTGTGGGCTATGAACGGCAAGCCACTGCCGAACATCCACGGCGGTCCGGTTCGTTTGCTGATTCCCGGCTGGCCTGGATCGGCATCGCAGAAGTGGCTGACCAAGATCGTCATCCGTGACAAGGAGCATGACGGTCCCGGCATGACCGGCACGTCCTATCGCCTCACCATCAATCCGATGGTGCCGGGCGACAAGGCCGATCCGAAGAACTTCAAGATTCTCGAATCGATGCCGGTGCGATCCATCATCACCAGTCCCGCCAACGGCACCAAGCTGCCGGCTGGCACGCGCGAGGTGAAGCTGCGCGGCGCCTCATGGGCCGGCGACTTCACCGTAAAGCGTGTCGATGTCTCGACCGACTACGGCGTGACCTGGCAACCTACCAAGCTGGAGAAGGGCAAGAACCGTTTCGACTGGCAGCGCTGGACCACGGCGGTGAAACTGCCGCGCGACGGCTATTATGAAATCTGGGCGCGCGCGATGGATAGCCGCGGCCTCATGCAGCCGCATGTGGCGCCGAACTGGAATCCGAGCGGCTATGGCGGCAATCCGATGCATCGAGTGGCGGTGCTGATCGCCTGAACGGTCTGGCGAACGCACCCACATGCGCCGGGACGGCAAGGCCGACCGGCGCGTGCTTTCCTGAGATGACCGAAAGGCCGACATCAATATGCGTGCGATCGTTTCTCTTTTATCCGCCGGCGCCCTGCTGGTGGCCCTTGCTGTCTCCGTCGTGGCGCAGCCCAAAACGTTTACGCCACGCGATGAAAGTCCGGAGGAGTTCGTCGCGGCGCCTGGGCGCGACGAGACCTTCTACGCCTGCACGGCCTGTCATAACTTCAAACTGGTTGCGCAACAGGGCATGAACCGGCGGCAGTGGGAGGACATCCTCGTCGTCATGCGCGACAGGCACGGCATGCCGGAACTCGACGCGAAGGATCGCGAGATCGTGCTGAGCTATCTCGAAGCCGCTTATCCGCAGCGCGAGCAGGAGCGCGGCGGCTGGCAGAACCCCTTTCTCAACCGCTGATCGAAGTCTAGCGATCGGTGCGGTGCACCGGCGGCGGGCCCATTTCCAGCGCCTTCCAGAGCGCCCGGTATTTGGGCGTCGGCGTCATGAGCGGGTCGCGCTGGCCACAATAGCTCCGGTTGAGCTCGGCATGCGCGAACAGCGCGCCGATCTTTGGTTCGCTGCCGGCGTAGAGCAGAGTCAGCCGGTCCAAAGCGCAGGACAGGGTGCTGTCCTGGACGAAACTGTCGCCCTGGCAGAAGCGGCCCGAGATCTGGAGCATCGGATCGTCATAGCTGCGCACGAAGCCGAGGCAGAAACGCTTGGCGCCTTGCGATGTCTCAAAGCGGGCCATGGCCAACGGGCCGAATTTCGTCGCCAGTGGCTCGGTTGCCGGCTTGATGTTGACCGGGCCGAGCGCCGCCGCGTCGCTGACGATGGCCTCGATTGGCGGTGCGAAGCGGGCGATCTCGCTGCCGGCGCGATAGATGGCGACCTCGAAGTAGGGCGTGAGGCCGTCCGGGTCCCCCAAGCCGAGAATGTCCTTGCGGCCGTCGCCGGCGGCGTGGCGGCGAATGGCATAGCGCTCGGGCTGACCGGCAGCCTCCGGAATGGACAGGGTGAAGGCCGGGAAGGGTTTGTCGATCTCGATCCAGTCCGATCGATCAACGGGAGCGATGGCAGTCTTCACCGGCGTCGATTGATAGAATTCGGCAGCAACGATGGACAACAGCACCAGACCACCCACATAAGCCATGAGCCTGACGGCATGGCCGGGCAGTTCGTCGCGCCAGGAATGCAGGGCCGGGTGCATGGTCGAGCCTCGCCTCGCGGGCCTCGGAAATAGCGCTTTCGCCTCTGTAACCGTTGTCAGAAACGCTATTCTCGCCTAGAAGCGCTGCCATCCGGTTGTTTCAATTCAAGCCAGACCGGGGAATTTTTTCGGAGAGTAAACAATGGGTTACAAGGTCGCCGTGGTCGGCGCCACCGGCAATGTGGGGCGCGAAATGCTCAACATTCTGGATGAGCGCAAATTTCCCGCCGACGAAGTCGTCGCGCTCGCCTCGCGCAAGAGCGTGGGGCAGGAATGTTCCTATGGCGACAAGACCCTGAAAGTGAAAGCGCTCGATCACTACGATTTCTCCGACGTCGATATTTGTTTGATGTCGGCTGGCGGCACCGTATCGAAGGAATGGTCGCCGAAGATCGCCGCACAGGGCGCGGTGGTGATCGACAATTCGTCGGCCTGGCGCATGGATCCGGACGTGCCGCTGATCGTTCCGGAAGTGAACGCGCATGCGCTCGAGGGCTTTGCGAAGAAGAACATCATCGCCAACCCGAACTGCTCGACGGCGCAACTCGTCGTCGCGCTGAAGCCGCTGCACGACAAGGCGAAGATCAAGCGCGTGGTCGTCGCGACCTATCAGTCGGTGTCCGGCGCCGGCAAGGAGGCGATGGATGAATTGTTCTCGCAAACCAAGTCAGTGTTCACGCTCGACGAAGTGACGACCAAGAAATTCCCGAAGCGCATCGCCTTCAACGTCATTCCGCAGATCGATGTCTTCATGGAAGACGGCTACACCAAGGAAGAGTGGAAGATGATGATGGAGACCAAGAAGATTCTTGATCCCAAAATCAAGCTGACCGCTACCTGCGTGCGCGTGCCGGTGTTCGTCGGCCACTCGGAAGCCGTGAACATCGAGTTCGAGAATCCGATCTCGGATGAGGAAGCACGCGAGATCCTGCGCAGCGCGCCGGGTTGTCTTGTCATCGACAAGCGCGAGCCGGGCGGCTACGCGACGCCGTATGAAGCGGCGGGCGAAGACGCGACCTATATCAGCCGCATCCGCACCGACCCCACGGTCGAGCACGGCATCGAGATGTGGGTGGTGTCCGATAATCTGCGCAAGGGCGCGGCGCTCAACACGATCCAGATCGCCGAGAGCCTGATCAACCGCAAGCTGTTGCAGGCGAAGAAAAAGGCGGCGTAATCTTCTCGCCCTTTACGAAAGGCAAATGGCCGGCATTGCGCCGGCCATTTTCTTTTGCGGGTTCCCGGATCAGAACGCCGGGTTCTTGAACGGCGCGTCGCTGGGATTGATCCGCACGAACTTCTTCTGCGCCGGGTCGTAGATGGACAGGTCGCCGGTGGCGACGCCGAAATAGGCGGCGTGGAGCTGCAGCTTGCCGCGCTCGACCAGGATGTTGATGCAGGGGAACGTCATCAGGTTGTTCAGGGTCGACACTGCAGTCTGCTGCTCCAGCGCCGTGAGATACTCGGTGAAACTGCGGTCGCCGCGCGGGCCGACGGCCTTGGCGGCCGGGGCAATCAGCTCGATCCATCGGCCGATGAAATCGCCGGGCGACAGTGGCGCCGCTTCCTCGGCATAGGCGCGGATTCCGCCGCACTGGGCGTGGGCGAGCACCACGATGTGCTTGACGCGCAGCGCCTGCACGGCGAATTCGAGTGCCGCCGAAACGGCGCGCTGCGCCCCGTCCGGCGTATAGGGC
Proteins encoded:
- a CDS encoding sulfite oxidase, yielding MSEKIERSIEELYRDDPERADALAFGRKSGPNRRGFLGGAGLAAMSAAVGGAIPFAANMPGGLIPAAMAQGAAPPAPPKGPIYLNFPGKNDKLVVIGERPLVAETPEHLLDDDTTPYEKFFIRNNGQIPDEAKEPDKWKFTVEGEVNNKLELTLGELKSKYKAQTRRMVLECGGNGRSFYSPKASGNQWTNGGAGCAEWTGVRLGDVLKAAGVKPSGIYTAHYSADLHLSGDATKPTLSRGVRLAKAMDPDSMIVWAMNGKPLPNIHGGPVRLLIPGWPGSASQKWLTKIVIRDKEHDGPGMTGTSYRLTINPMVPGDKADPKNFKILESMPVRSIITSPANGTKLPAGTREVKLRGASWAGDFTVKRVDVSTDYGVTWQPTKLEKGKNRFDWQRWTTAVKLPRDGYYEIWARAMDSRGLMQPHVAPNWNPSGYGGNPMHRVAVLIA
- a CDS encoding RNA polymerase sigma factor, producing the protein MAFDIRSALPELLPRLVAFARTIVGDSDVARDLVQEAVVRALAAGRAPSDRLAFRAWMFAIVRNAAIDELRRRRASKIEYEPGVDLWRYDNASIAKITVERGLLTLNPEHREIIALIDIAGFSYAEAAGILEIPTGTVMSRIARARSALLAAIEASSLRPLKSKHGH
- a CDS encoding carbonic anhydrase, producing the protein MSFPQRLIEGYSAFAGGRLKSEQDRFRQLAESGQSPEIMVIGCCDSRVAPEAIFDAGPGELFVARNIANLVPPYTPDGAQRAVSAALEFAVQALRVKHIVVLAHAQCGGIRAYAEEAAPLSPGDFIGRWIELIAPAAKAVGPRGDRSFTEYLTALEQQTAVSTLNNLMTFPCINILVERGKLQLHAAYFGVATGDLSIYDPAQKKFVRINPSDAPFKNPAF
- a CDS encoding aspartate-semialdehyde dehydrogenase gives rise to the protein MGYKVAVVGATGNVGREMLNILDERKFPADEVVALASRKSVGQECSYGDKTLKVKALDHYDFSDVDICLMSAGGTVSKEWSPKIAAQGAVVIDNSSAWRMDPDVPLIVPEVNAHALEGFAKKNIIANPNCSTAQLVVALKPLHDKAKIKRVVVATYQSVSGAGKEAMDELFSQTKSVFTLDEVTTKKFPKRIAFNVIPQIDVFMEDGYTKEEWKMMMETKKILDPKIKLTATCVRVPVFVGHSEAVNIEFENPISDEEAREILRSAPGCLVIDKREPGGYATPYEAAGEDATYISRIRTDPTVEHGIEMWVVSDNLRKGAALNTIQIAESLINRKLLQAKKKAA